One Pseudonocardia abyssalis DNA segment encodes these proteins:
- a CDS encoding RNA polymerase sigma factor yields the protein MEPTEVADAVRAAAAGDRDAWDALVAGFGRLVWSIAAAHRLGPADSAEVSQTTWLRLVENLDRITQPERLGGWLATTARRESLRLLRLRGREVLTEDESRLEPDVDAPTPESVTLDRDRDRRLWRAFDGLPENCRVLLRLVVVVAPPYAEVAAALDMPIGSIGPTRARCLERLRKLLAADGVGGP from the coding sequence GTGGAACCGACCGAAGTGGCCGACGCCGTACGCGCTGCCGCCGCCGGCGACCGGGACGCGTGGGACGCGCTGGTCGCGGGCTTCGGCCGGCTGGTGTGGTCGATCGCGGCCGCGCACCGGCTGGGCCCTGCCGACTCCGCGGAGGTCTCGCAGACCACCTGGCTGCGGCTCGTCGAGAACCTCGACCGGATCACCCAGCCGGAGCGGCTCGGCGGGTGGTTGGCGACGACCGCGCGCCGCGAGTCGCTGCGGCTGCTGCGCCTGCGCGGCCGGGAGGTCCTGACCGAGGACGAGTCGCGGCTGGAGCCCGACGTCGACGCCCCGACGCCGGAGTCGGTCACGCTGGACCGCGACCGCGACCGCCGACTCTGGCGCGCGTTCGACGGGCTGCCGGAGAACTGCCGGGTGCTGCTGCGGCTGGTGGTGGTCGTCGCCCCGCCGTACGCGGAGGTCGCCGCGGCGCTGGACATGCCGATCGGCAGCATCGGACCGACCCGGGCCCGCTGCCTGGAACGGCTGCGCAAGCTGCTCGCGGCCGACGGCGTGGGGGGCCCGTGA
- a CDS encoding ABC transporter ATP-binding protein, with translation MTETPTAGPLLDVRDVAVHFPIKRGLILDRTVGHVYAVDGVSLTVARGETYGLVGESGCGKSTLGRAILRLVDPTAGSIVFDGTDVASLKGEELRRMRRRFQMVFQDPLSSLDPRQSVESLLLEGLKAHGLSKGPEADDARLRELVQQVGLPASSLRRYPHEFSGGQRQRIGIARALCVEPDLIVADEPVSALDVSVQAQVLNLLGRLQKELGLTYLVIAHDLAVVRHVSDRIGVMYLGGIVEEAPSQALYDDPQHPYTRALLSAVPVPDPELEDRRERILLTGDLPSPAAPPPGCRFHTRCPWRQPTRCDDERPLLRVVDGAADGHRVACHFAEDIRSGVLQPHRVEAVAADDVLGAVTAPELPGSVTEILGR, from the coding sequence ATGACCGAGACCCCGACAGCAGGGCCGCTGCTCGACGTCCGCGACGTCGCCGTGCACTTCCCGATCAAGCGCGGGCTGATCCTCGACCGCACCGTCGGCCACGTCTACGCCGTCGACGGAGTCTCGCTGACCGTGGCGCGCGGCGAGACCTACGGGCTGGTGGGCGAGTCCGGCTGCGGGAAGTCGACGCTGGGCCGCGCGATCCTCCGCCTGGTCGACCCGACGGCGGGCTCGATCGTCTTCGACGGCACCGACGTGGCCTCGTTGAAGGGTGAGGAGCTCCGCCGGATGCGGCGACGGTTCCAGATGGTGTTCCAGGACCCGCTGTCGAGCCTCGACCCCCGCCAGTCGGTGGAGTCGCTGCTGCTGGAGGGGCTCAAGGCGCACGGCCTGTCGAAGGGCCCCGAGGCCGACGACGCGCGGCTGCGCGAGCTGGTGCAGCAGGTGGGTCTGCCCGCCTCGTCGCTGCGCCGCTACCCGCACGAGTTCTCCGGCGGGCAGCGCCAGCGCATCGGGATCGCCCGCGCGCTGTGCGTCGAGCCCGACCTGATCGTCGCCGACGAGCCGGTGTCGGCCCTCGACGTCTCCGTGCAGGCCCAGGTGCTCAACCTGCTGGGGCGGCTGCAGAAGGAGCTGGGCCTCACGTACCTGGTCATCGCGCACGACCTCGCCGTCGTCCGGCACGTCAGCGACCGGATCGGCGTGATGTACCTGGGCGGGATCGTCGAGGAGGCGCCGTCCCAGGCGCTCTACGACGACCCGCAGCACCCGTACACGCGCGCGCTGCTCTCCGCGGTGCCGGTCCCCGACCCGGAGCTCGAGGACCGTCGCGAGCGCATCCTGCTCACCGGCGACCTGCCGTCCCCGGCCGCGCCGCCGCCGGGCTGCCGGTTCCACACCCGCTGCCCGTGGCGCCAGCCCACGCGCTGCGACGACGAGCGACCGTTGTTGCGCGTGGTCGACGGCGCAGCGGACGGGCACCGGGTGGCCTGCCACTTCGCGGAGGACATCCGCAGCGGGGTGCTCCAGCCGCACCGCGTCGAGGCCGTCGCCGCCGACGACGTGCTGGGCGCCGTGACCGCCCCGGAGCTGCCCGGATCGGTCACGGAGATCCTCGGCCGCTGA
- a CDS encoding group I truncated hemoglobin — protein sequence MADATLYERLGGTYGIGGAVDVLVDRLFANVSVNANEAVHAHHGDPANAPGYKFLVTAWTIEATGGPSCYPGLDMTRAHDELAITAEQFDAVAFEIAATLNFLGVPSPEHKEFMEIIESYRSQVVQA from the coding sequence ATGGCTGACGCGACCCTCTACGAGCGACTGGGCGGCACCTACGGCATCGGGGGCGCCGTCGACGTGCTCGTCGACCGGCTCTTCGCCAACGTCTCGGTCAACGCCAACGAGGCGGTGCACGCCCACCACGGGGACCCCGCGAACGCACCGGGCTACAAGTTCCTGGTCACGGCGTGGACGATCGAGGCGACCGGCGGGCCGTCGTGCTACCCCGGCCTGGACATGACCAGGGCGCACGACGAGCTCGCCATCACCGCCGAGCAGTTCGACGCGGTCGCCTTCGAGATCGCCGCCACCCTGAACTTCCTCGGTGTGCCCTCGCCCGAGCACAAGGAGTTCATGGAGATCATCGAGAGCTACCGGTCACAGGTCGTGCAGGCCTGA